One window of the Verrucomicrobium sp. genome contains the following:
- a CDS encoding helix-turn-helix transcriptional regulator produces MRVKELRRKAGLTQLHFAELAGISYPHYQDIELGRRPNVSIRLIGQIAKVYGLTASELFSQEFPAIKMKTNSISSPHYKKRKKAD; encoded by the coding sequence ATGCGAGTGAAAGAGCTGCGACGGAAGGCGGGGTTGACCCAATTGCACTTTGCGGAATTGGCCGGCATATCCTATCCCCACTACCAAGACATTGAGCTTGGCAGGCGCCCGAATGTTTCCATCCGCCTCATTGGGCAGATTGCAAAAGTCTACGGCCTGACGGCCTCGGAGCTATTTTCCCAGGAATTTCCCGCCATCAAAATGAAAACGAACTCCATCTCTTCCCCCCATTATAAAAAACGGAAGAAGGCCGATTAG